The window acagttattcagtacagtcactaacgtgtaatcccctgtggattactacgttttcagcctcgatctgaggtccagtagtaggaaaacccttacctgatacttggttatgcccttcgattgaatccacgctcaacagatcaacctaaaccaaaaacacgaaggttttagttgatgactctagtagaagtcgttttagaaggtccgaagcacatccgttgacttacccgaggaaagaagGCTATCTCCAATTCGACTTGCCGTGGAACCCGAGGACTTATGCGctaactccttaataccttcaagggatgaaaaGTAGAATCATAACGTATTCCAATATTCCAATTCGAATTGGACGTAGTAACAtaagggaattcatcaaaataatccttacaaAAGGCTCTCCGTGAACCGGAGTGGAgtaaggaaggcttaggtggcttggtgaaacaaggagctcgactcggcttgaaggcgttcggctcggctcggctcggcctcggctcggctcggctcggcctcggctcggctcacagctcggcttgtggctcggctcaactcggctcgcggctcggtttAGTTctgctcgcagctcggctcactcggctcgcggctcggctcactcggctcgcggctcagctcactcggctcacttggctcggctcacgcggctcactcggaTTCGTTTGTGGCTcacggctcggactggaagcgggtctcgggtcagattggatgaaaacgggcagccacggttttgatggttctttcttccggcgaacgacgacGGTACGATGGGGGTTGCAGCAACCGGCGAACCGCACGGTGGCGGCGTCAGCTGGGACccgacggacgacgacgaagagAACGGGATGCGGCTGCTTGCAAGCTTTCGCTCGGACTGACGGCTGGCGGAAAACTCAAAGGTGCGGCGGCTGTGGAGATCCAGCGGCGAAGAagctgaagagaagaagaagattgaagagGAAGGTGGTGCCGCtgtcggatggagaagagatgaagaagaaggagaaacggATGGAGAGAGAGACGGCTGCggcgcggcgtgaggaagaagaaagcgaAAATGAAAAGGGGGGGTGTGCGGCGCGCGAgggtttcccttttttttttaaaaaaaaaaaaatatatatatatatatatatatatatatatatatataaaactaaataataataataattattaaaaataaaatattaatataataataatatattaaatgaaattaattaaagtttatattaaaatattactattaaataattaattattaaataatattattagtattttaaataaaaaaaaataaaaaaaaattattaatattaaaataaaatgataaattacctaatgataataatataaataaatattatattattattttatcgctttacaaaaaaatcctaaattcccgaaaaattcacataaaatactaaaattttacctcgatcttcggggcgttacatataAAATGTTCAAATTGAGTTTAACTATTCAAGaattttttaatactttatttaaggaattgaaatttagatgacgtgtttataaaaataacgaaacataagaaaaaaaaattattgtccAATCACCGAATCCAAAAAATAAGTTTTCAAAGATAATTTCTaagtgaaaatttttaaatttctattTATCGGTTCAAAATTTACATGGCCAATAGAAATACAAAATCAAATGAAGAAGTAttgcaatcttaaaaaaatgtaatttttgtCGATGGTTGACAATATACATATACAGCAAAGTACGTAATATTATACGAACCAATTAGAAATCAGAACTGAATCAaatgaagaagttgaaaatttaTTTGGACAACCCAAAAGTCATCAAATTAAATGTTGAGAGTtttgatttaatattttaattagtataaaaTTATGGTTGTAATTTCCACATTTAAAATAAGAGTTTGGatgaatgaaatttgaaaatactaAAATGTAGAATTTTGTTCTTGTGTGTTCTTGCGATAGAGTGCATAAATATTTGCATCAATCAAGTGAGAATTGATATGTCCTTGCTTATGGACTGCTTGAGGGTTTATGGAAGTTTCTAGCTTTGTCCAATCCTTAGTTTGTTAGATCATCTAAGTAATCTGAATCTAACCTATATCTTAGGGGTTCAAATCAAATTGGTTTTGGAGCTGTTGGTGTTGTGTTTTTTGAGTCTTGTTGTTATTAACATGATTCTTAGATCCAATGCCTAGGGTTTCATACCATAATACTTCTCATTAAATGGGGACTACGGGAGAAAATTagatataactaaaataatgcaacaTACATCATTTAAAGTCCTTCCATTCTTTAGAAGCAATGACAAATCTTTCGATGGCTGTTTGAAGCTATCTTAACAGTCGTCGATCGCTGTCATGATGCCATAAGTTTCCATGTTGACACAATTGAAATCATTAACCGccaaattaatttgttttcGCATTCTTAATGTCACCCACGATTTCCTCACTGCTCTCGTAGCAAGAAAAATATTAGTTTTTAACTTGAGAACTGATCGTCGTTGCTGCAAGAGATTTGGccaaatttagatatttttctGCATTTGTACATGTAAGATTGAGAGTGTAAGTGACTAACACGTTTAGCTCTGGGTTGCCTCTAGATTTCAACACATTAGCACATAGTGATGGATTTTTAATTTTCGGGGATATGCTTGATGCTACATCGTCTGATGTTGTCGTCGTGTCAACACCATGTGAGGAAGAACattggagaaaagaaaagaaaaaactctaaAACTAGCCAAAGCTTCCAAGACTGAAATTGGAATGGGTCACTTTAATAGAATTATAAGTCAATGTATAATTATTgattttcctttctttgttttttaaattttaattaatgtaaCTATATCACATGTaacgaattaaataaattatttaagtttgatttgatgttttttattgggttatttttattttttaatttaattattactttaattatatatacattaaacGATCTTATGTAAACgataatatatacattaaacatatttaaaatgcTTCATTCCTTAAGAGATTATATTATGTGAATTATCTTAAcgattgtttttaaatataacaaaatatttataaaatttcagtaatttttcttttgttagaaTTATCTATTAATATACGTCGATCTGTGTTATTAGGGATATTATCTTTCGAGtctgattttttatttagttattttgatttgttggaattatctattgattgattttttttttcacttctaAAGTTTAACCAAAATCAATTCCAATCACCATCAAATTGTAGTGTTATTATATATGTTAACAATTCAACttcatattatttattgataaaaatctcaaaagtacattgtcctcaaagaagattggatataaccaaaataatgctgCATATATCGTTTAGAGTCTTGCCATTCTTTAGAAGCAACGACGTGACCTTCGGCGGCTGCGCAAACTTATCCTGACAGTCGTCAATCTCTGTCATGGCACCAGAAGTTACAATATTGACAGCATTAAAGTCACCAAGTGCCAAGTctttttgggcattttcaatGTCACCAACAGCTTCATCATAGCTCTCAGCACAAGACGAATATAGTTGCTTAAGTTGAGGATTGGTGGTGGTTGTTGCAAGTGACTTGGCTAAGGTCAAAGATTTGCGAGCATTTGTATTGGCAAGGTTTAAGGTGTATACAGCCAAGCCTTTTAGATCTGCAGTACCTGCAGATTTCAACACACTTGAACAAAACGACGGGTTTGAAGTTTTTGGACAGATGGTGGAAACGACGTCGTTAGATGATGCCACATTTGAAATGATGGTGAACAAAAGAACTCCAATGAGAGACACAATAAGAAGACAAGAGTTATTggccattttattttctttgttctttcctAATATTGTGTCCTCGTTGAGATGGGTCATTTGatcaatacatatatatattgatgaaatttagagaaacGGTCTTTTCCTTATGGGAGGAGAAAGGAAAGTTGTTAGTTACATAATTAAACAACCTATTTTAgccttttgtttgtttgtttgttttatcttcaacaagttAACCCAAATCAATTCATGAATAATCACATTGTCAATTTTTTTGACATATTTACAACTAAGAtcggttttatttatttatgtaaaagattcaactaattagatgttaaaattttaattttctgaCCATGTATGATGCCAAAAACTTGGTGTAAAGTGTAAGTATATCGGTAAAGTTATAAAGCAATAAGATGGTGAAGAAATCAAGTATCATAATCTCGAGTCTAACCTATTCAAgaattttttggattttatttaaGGAATGAAATTCAGATGTGAcgtattttctaaaataatgaaatataagaaaaagttaaaagttttaaattcaGGAAACAAAGATGTTGAAATGTACTGATTTtcttaataattaatttcatttaaccATCTTAATTATTTGACTTTTGATTCTATAATCATTAAAATGCATATTTAGTTTTGCAAATGTTTTGTTGCCTACATTTCGTTTTAGGAAAAGATAATTTGTAACTATTGTTtctgtaaacccgatattttcttggtttaatttctttaaatgtggaaaaaaaaaagaaaatgtaaattaagtgtaaatatatatatatttatatattaaaaaaattaaagaaaagaaaggataaaaagaaaaaaaaaaagagaagaaattttcattttttcttttcttcttcttcttctcttcccttccccgccaagcattttgaagacaaattctcatccaacttacattctttttcttcttcaatttgcagagaacatttaagagagagtttggaagaagaagaggaattttactagaattttgaggttgaagaagaggaggagaactgaAGCAAAGTGTATGCATGGctgaatcttggttcattctgcacatcactggtttttaattcggtttgaactctttaaaaggaattaagaggtgaggtttacatttacaaaaaataagttcattttcaaacaaattttatgaagaaagttggagaaaatttggatattcattgggtgctttttgatgaagagaAGAGGGCAGTTGGTTTCGCTCGAAATAAAGAGGTCTCTTGTTTTTCTTgcatttcagagtgtatcggtggcgTTAGGATCTAtatttagtatggttggaaaacttattcaattttctacaactttcatgaaaaCATCGTGAACCAATAAcgactaaaaataagttaaattatagggacaagttaaaggagtcgtgtgcgcgcgattctggaagtttTTCTGgttcgagggttatctgagtttattcacagggaatcagatttacatgtcttcaggtaagttttaaaggatctcaaaatgaagattttgatataaagaacactcattttggttaagtatggagaacgttatagtcatttgaagtttatgttagaaatctggaaatttcagagagttgttgaaataggattttatttcttaagctttgttttcgtgagcgacatctttggtgcgacatgttatgtatatctttaaaaaaccagaatgtttagagttctaatactcggttgggttgttggcaggccgagaagaattaaaccgagcttatagaccaaggatctagcccaagacggtgagtgacaaaaccaactttgaaatattttccataactgttattatgattgaatgcgataaatgtttatttacgaagccatgaaaggtatttgaatttcataactattttcaagtatacatttggagactagattttgtaaagaaatttatgctagcacgtagatattaaatgtttagAAAGTATTTAAAgcacaatgttttaagcaaagcatgaattagtaagaagttttgttttaaaaactacagttttccacaaaagagctgagtaaagatggagctttgtgtaaaatttataagcaggcatgttttaatatttttagatgatttatgaaattttcattaactacatgactgagatcttgagcctgaggctagagattaccgtgtgcacactggttagattctgttattgacgttgagtgtactccgtaacaacgatgctgtcgtgagtgctggacgggccccactacgacaaagatgatgagagtgctgggcgggccccactacatcgtagagcttgtaaatgttgttgtactgggtgtactctacacaacgtagatttgtcatgttagttaaaatgcttcgatatacttgatatgccttgctagatttcaatgacgaacatgctgagtatttgagggAGCTATTCTTACCACTACatgtttacatttacgacttctataaacagatttatatgtgtaaagttttcacgtgctcttatctttaaattcatagttttaaaccagtcactcactgagcttcatagctcaccctttctaAAATGTTGTACCCATTTTCTTGGCAGAGATtgagttcccggtgcctgatagactgccttagtctgcggaagctccgttatcgactgccagtacgtgttttgagttggacatagagtctgttgtgttatgatgtatatacacccttgtatgttatagatactccacagtttgtataagctttaggaggtGTAGTTGtctaaattttgttggttatattttgattaaggtgtctttaggtttactcgtgaaatcgataaattttgaggtacacttcatgtatgtgttttactagcctaggatccactgtggtttgttgcatgtataatagtttatatactagattagcaagttcatcacatttttaagcagagtcgataGATACAGGTATAGAAAAGctttgttcgtcggcttcacgccatctttcggtctaaggtagcaggtagtccgggagggggtgtgacaacttggtatcagagcagtttgctccatgggaattaaaGTAGAGtagttagctctaagaagaaactgaaaagtaaataattgaaagtcaagttagcttaaagggaactagtggagtatggtctaggtaagggtagaagtaagtccaattattattaatatgtgagtagacatttagtatcatgcatttgggttaagtatttatagtatgtctaatgtgttgacatattataggagtcatgccaccacgtactggcagacgacgccggcagaatcaggacggaatgcaaggtcctacccaaggtccatctttaggggaatctagtaccctaagagttcgaggtggggcaggaaacgagcagtttgcgagaactGCACAGGAGATAGGAAGGCCAGAGAGAGTggagcctagtgatccagaaaaggcatatGGAATTGAACgactgaagaagttaggggctacagtgttttagggttccacagatccagctgatgtAGAGAACtagttgaatatgcttgaaaagtgttttgatgtgatgaattgtcctgaggagcgaaaggttagattggccacatttttgttgcaaaaagaggctgaaggatgatggaaatctatattagcaaggTGCAGTGATGCATgtgctttagactggcagacttttagatgcatatttgaagataagtattatcccagcatATACTGCaaagccaagagggatgaatttctggggttgaaacaaggatcgctttcagtggctgagtatgagaggaagtataccgagaTTTCACGGCATGCTGACGTTATTATGGCTTCTGAGAAtgacaggtgccgaaggtttgaaagagggctACGTTTTGAAATACATACCCTAGTTACaaccattgctaagtggacgaatttctctcagttagtggagactgccctttgtgtggagcagagtataacagaagagaaatcagcagtagagcttagtcgtgggacttcaacaactagtggatttagaggtcgtgagcagcggaggttcacgcctgggataaatatttcaagccgtcgAGATTTTAAGAATCGTTCTAGAGaccaagcatcgaggaacgtgagttatggtagtgtttctcagagacagagccagagaatacctagtcaacccactAGATCAACACAAGAAAGATTGTCCGtagttgaacatgacagttcagagagatcagggagttgggtcacagacagttgagcaatcgagagtttcagtgcTTCCAACAGAGGGCACTAGTGGTGCgaggcaaaagggagttgttggatGACTTGGGCAACAaggaaaagtctatgctatgactcaacaagaagcggaGGAAGCACCAaacgttattactggtacgattcttatttgtaatgtacctgcagatgttttatttgatccaggtgctacaCATTCCTTTCTTTCTAGTATATTTTTGACTAagctgaataggatgctagagcctttatcttatgggttagctatatacactccagttggtgacgttttacttgttaatgcctgggataaatatttcaagccgtcaagattttaagaatcgctctAGAGCCAAGCGTGAGTTgtggtagtgtttttcagagacagagccagagaatacctagtcaaccgattagatcaacagtaagatcgcaaccaggtcagCAGTCCGTTGCTAGTACGTCAGGCGAacaccatgcacgagttgtggaAAGAACGATCGAGGACAATGTTTGGTAGGTgccggtgtatgttaccagtgcggacagctaggacatttcaagaaagattgtccgcacTTGTCCGGGGTCATGAATATTTGGAGCATCCAAGTGAGAATTGATCTGGCTTGCTTGTGGAGTGCTTTGAAGATTAAAGGTTGATGGAAATTTCTAACTTTGTCCAATCCTTTGGTTTGTTAGATCATCTAAGTAATTTGAATCTAACCTATATCTTAGGGGTTGAAATCAAATTGGTTTTGGAGCTGTTGGAGTTGTTTTCTTTGAGTCTTGTTCTTTAACATGATTCTTAGATCCAATGTCCAGGGTTTCATATCATAATACCTCTCATTAAATGGGGACTACGGGAGAAGA is drawn from Cucumis melo cultivar AY chromosome 11, USDA_Cmelo_AY_1.0, whole genome shotgun sequence and contains these coding sequences:
- the LOC127143966 gene encoding pectinesterase inhibitor-like; translation: MANNSCLLIVSLIGVLLFTIISNVASSNDVVSTICPKTSNPSFCSSVLKSAGTADLKGLAVYTLNLANTNARKSLTLAKSLATTTTNPQLKQLYSSCAESYDEAVGDIENAQKDLALGDFNAVNIVTSGAMTEIDDCQDNLGSFG